A window from Amblyomma americanum isolate KBUSLIRL-KWMA chromosome 7, ASM5285725v1, whole genome shotgun sequence encodes these proteins:
- the LOC144097069 gene encoding lysozyme C-like, whose amino-acid sequence MRISLALVLLALVRGSRARRYGRCELASILVRNGIPRSRIPDWICMATAESSLNSKAIHKNQDGSTDYGIFQINSAYWCSPGKLNMCNVPCSALRSDDIAPSIQCAKKIYRKRGFNAWVGWKHKCKGKDLSSYVKGCHY is encoded by the exons ATGAGGATCTCCCTGGCACTGGTGCTACTAGCCCTGGTCCGCGGCTCCAGGGCGAGAAGATACGGCCGATGCGAGCTGGCTTCCATATTAGTGCGCAATGGCATCCCCAGGAGCCGGATCCCGGACT GGATCTGCATGGCGACTGCTGAGAGTAGTCTAAACTCCAAGGCCATACATAAGAACCAGGACGGCAGTACGGACTACGGCATCTTCCAG ATCAACAGTGCGTACTGGTGCAGTCCGGGCAAGCTCAACATGTGCAATGTTCCCTGTTCAG CTCTGCGGTCAGATGACATCGCTCCATCCATCcagtgtgcaaaaaaaatttacaggAAGCGCGGGTTCAACGCATG GGTCGGATGGAAGCACAAGTGCAAAGGAAAAGACCTCTCCTCCTACGTCAAAGGATGTCATTATTGA